A region from the Kineothrix sp. IPX-CK genome encodes:
- a CDS encoding ArsR/SmtB family transcription factor, whose translation MLHIKSLDEGLEIFKALGSEVRIEIIKILLENHGMNMNELASRLNITNGALTSHIKKLEDCGLINVSSESRGHGNQKKCSVHLDKILIDMDSQEDFKNVYQTDLKVGHFSDYKVYPTCGLASNTAIIGEVDDTRYFAHPDRYNADILWFTRGYVEYVIPNFIPFEQKIDQITISLELCSEAPGVNDVWPSDISFILNDKKVAMWTSPGDFGNVGGIFTPDWWYPNWNQYGLLKILVINKKGTFIDGLQVSDVSTKDFNLDYRSTMKLKLEVEDDAKHVGGLTIFGKTFGNYNQDISVRINYSPIIVPEAAKQEAVKAALENETNEV comes from the coding sequence ATGCTGCATATCAAATCTCTGGATGAGGGACTGGAAATTTTCAAAGCGCTGGGTTCTGAAGTCCGGATAGAAATTATAAAGATTCTTTTGGAAAATCATGGAATGAATATGAATGAGCTGGCAAGCAGGCTGAATATTACTAACGGTGCGCTCACCAGCCATATTAAGAAGCTGGAGGACTGCGGACTGATCAATGTGTCCAGCGAATCCAGAGGACATGGCAACCAGAAGAAATGCTCCGTGCATCTGGATAAGATATTGATCGATATGGATTCTCAGGAGGATTTTAAGAACGTATACCAGACCGATTTAAAGGTAGGGCATTTCTCTGATTATAAGGTATATCCAACCTGCGGACTGGCTTCCAATACTGCGATCATAGGAGAAGTGGACGATACCCGCTATTTCGCTCATCCGGATAGGTACAATGCAGATATTCTCTGGTTCACGAGAGGATATGTGGAGTATGTGATTCCCAACTTCATTCCCTTTGAACAGAAGATAGACCAGATAACCATATCTCTGGAGCTCTGTTCGGAAGCGCCGGGAGTAAATGACGTGTGGCCTTCGGATATTTCTTTTATACTCAACGATAAGAAGGTGGCGATGTGGACCAGCCCCGGAGATTTCGGCAATGTAGGAGGGATATTCACGCCCGACTGGTGGTATCCGAACTGGAATCAGTACGGCCTGTTGAAAATTCTTGTTATCAATAAAAAGGGTACCTTCATCGACGGACTTCAGGTATCGGATGTATCTACCAAGGACTTCAATCTGGACTACCGCAGCACGATGAAGCTGAAACTGGAGGTGGAGGACGACGCGAAGCATGTGGGAGGTCTGACCATATTCGGCAAAACCTTCGGCAATTACAATCAGGATATTTCCGTTCGTATTAATTATAGTCCGATTATCGTTCCCGAGGCGGCGAAACAGGAAGCGGTCAAAGCGGCTCTGGAAAACGAGACGAATGAAGTATAA
- a CDS encoding glycoside hydrolase family 43 protein, which yields MKHGQKLISVVLLAALTAGCGQAEENFGDLPLVSAEETKVSFKNVSVHDPSIVKYDGTYYIFGSHLAAAKSDNLMDWTLIGSGVTKGNPIIPDAISEMPEAFEWAQTDTFWAPDVIQLDDGRFYMYYCNCEGSSPLSCLGLAVSDNIEGPYKDLGIFLKSGMVGEPGENGDTYDATRQPNVVDPCVFYDAEGKLWMVYGSYSGGIFILELDKNTGLPAESGYGKQLLGGNHLRIEGAYIQYNPETEYYYMFLSFGGLAADGAYNIRVCRSKTPDGPYYDSQGQDMIECTGPDGSFFDDRAAELYGVKLMGNYKWTWHEGENGEKRKGIVSPGHNSTIYDEESGKYFIIFHTRFESQGENHEVRVHQMFFNEEGWPVIAPYRYAGETAGEFEKKEAAGIYKVIKHGRQITTQMKESVDVTLHFDGTVTGAYEGSWELSDGNHLKITLGEDSYDGVLCKQYDEFGEKYVTGFTVLSEDGVAVWGSGLAAVEE from the coding sequence GTGAAGCATGGGCAAAAGTTAATATCGGTCGTGCTGCTTGCGGCGCTGACGGCGGGGTGCGGGCAGGCGGAGGAGAATTTCGGCGATCTTCCCCTCGTATCCGCGGAGGAGACGAAGGTATCCTTTAAGAATGTTTCCGTCCACGATCCGTCGATAGTGAAATATGATGGAACTTATTACATATTCGGTTCCCATCTGGCGGCGGCAAAGTCGGATAATTTAATGGATTGGACTCTGATAGGCAGTGGGGTGACGAAGGGGAATCCGATCATACCGGATGCCATAAGCGAGATGCCGGAGGCGTTTGAATGGGCGCAAACTGACACTTTTTGGGCTCCGGATGTGATACAATTGGATGACGGCAGATTTTATATGTATTACTGCAACTGCGAGGGAAGTTCACCCTTGTCCTGCTTGGGACTGGCGGTTTCCGATAATATAGAAGGGCCTTATAAGGATTTGGGGATTTTCCTGAAATCCGGCATGGTGGGCGAGCCCGGTGAAAATGGCGACACTTATGATGCGACCAGGCAGCCCAACGTAGTTGACCCCTGCGTGTTCTATGATGCAGAAGGAAAACTGTGGATGGTTTACGGCTCTTACTCGGGAGGGATCTTTATACTGGAGCTGGATAAAAATACCGGACTTCCTGCCGAATCGGGCTATGGCAAACAGCTGTTAGGCGGTAATCATCTTCGCATCGAGGGTGCGTACATACAGTATAATCCTGAGACGGAGTACTATTATATGTTCTTATCCTTCGGAGGTCTGGCTGCAGACGGAGCATATAACATAAGAGTGTGCCGGTCCAAGACGCCTGACGGGCCGTATTACGACAGTCAAGGTCAGGATATGATCGAATGCACAGGTCCTGATGGAAGCTTTTTCGACGATAGAGCGGCAGAGCTTTATGGCGTAAAGCTGATGGGCAATTATAAATGGACCTGGCACGAAGGAGAAAACGGGGAGAAGAGAAAAGGAATCGTTTCGCCGGGGCACAATTCCACCATTTATGATGAAGAAAGCGGAAAATATTTCATCATTTTCCATACCCGCTTCGAGAGCCAGGGAGAGAATCATGAGGTACGCGTACACCAGATGTTCTTCAATGAAGAGGGGTGGCCGGTAATTGCTCCTTACCGTTATGCGGGCGAGACTGCTGGTGAGTTTGAGAAAAAAGAGGCAGCCGGTATATATAAAGTGATCAAGCACGGCCGCCAGATTACCACTCAAATGAAAGAATCTGTAGACGTTACCCTGCACTTTGACGGAACGGTGACCGGAGCCTATGAAGGAAGCTGGGAACTGTCGGACGGAAATCATCTGAAGATTACGCTGGGAGAGGACAGCTACGACGGCGTCCTCTGCAAGCAATATGATGAGTTCGGAGAAAAATATGTAACAGGCTTTACTGTGCTGTCCGAAGACGGCGTAGCCGTCTGGGGAAGCGGGCTGGCAGCAGTAGAGGAATAG
- a CDS encoding ABC transporter substrate-binding protein, with protein MKKKLLATILSVALTASMLAGCGSSAGTDGAATGDAAAETTTEADAEAGDDAAATEEGEVAEGEAAPEAVTTVGDPNGTHMEMWSFVELHNTFYASMLEKWNAENPDRTIEITFTTYPYADMHTKLLTSLNAGTGAPDLCDVEVGQFPNVVAGMDTWLYPLDDALAPYAADLVQARLDTYAGADGKHYGAPTHVGATVMYYNAELLESYGIDYTTIKTWDDYTAAGEKLKEASNGEVMLTSVDTAGVDWMWVAMAEYGEDWTGGFDGSANVQLESVKNMMTMQQGWLDSGIAMVSPDGHVDLEAGFQNILDSNIASFPKALWFMSRFLNYMPEEAGKWALAPCPVFEEGQPRSVGIGGTGTVVTNQSVDAQLAADFISYAKCSEEGAKGIWEVLGFDVCNSAMWTDESITHDPNNEYVKFFRTNPYDVLNEVKDEIGKISVVAISPTINEQMCNVTLNDVLENKMDVDEALQAAQDVISLEE; from the coding sequence ATGAAGAAAAAGTTATTAGCTACAATTTTAAGCGTTGCTTTGACAGCATCCATGTTGGCTGGCTGCGGTTCCAGCGCCGGCACGGATGGAGCAGCCACCGGCGATGCGGCAGCAGAGACTACTACTGAGGCCGATGCAGAAGCAGGCGATGATGCTGCGGCAACAGAAGAAGGGGAAGTTGCGGAGGGCGAAGCAGCTCCGGAAGCGGTTACCACCGTAGGTGATCCTAACGGCACACATATGGAGATGTGGTCCTTTGTTGAATTACACAATACGTTCTATGCCAGCATGTTAGAGAAATGGAATGCTGAGAATCCGGATAGAACGATCGAAATCACATTTACTACATATCCTTATGCGGATATGCACACGAAATTATTAACATCCTTGAATGCAGGTACCGGTGCTCCGGATCTCTGCGATGTAGAGGTTGGGCAGTTCCCCAATGTTGTAGCTGGTATGGATACGTGGCTTTATCCTTTGGATGATGCACTTGCACCCTACGCTGCTGACTTAGTTCAGGCACGTCTCGATACTTATGCCGGTGCCGACGGCAAGCATTATGGGGCTCCTACACACGTTGGCGCTACCGTTATGTATTATAATGCAGAGCTGCTCGAGTCTTATGGCATCGATTATACGACGATTAAGACATGGGATGATTACACCGCAGCAGGCGAGAAGCTGAAAGAAGCTTCTAATGGAGAAGTCATGCTGACCTCCGTTGATACGGCAGGCGTTGACTGGATGTGGGTAGCAATGGCAGAGTACGGTGAAGACTGGACCGGCGGTTTTGATGGTTCCGCAAACGTACAGCTTGAATCTGTTAAGAATATGATGACTATGCAGCAGGGATGGCTGGATTCCGGTATCGCTATGGTATCTCCCGACGGACACGTTGACCTTGAAGCAGGCTTCCAGAATATCCTGGACAGTAACATCGCTTCCTTCCCGAAGGCACTTTGGTTCATGAGCCGTTTCCTTAACTATATGCCTGAAGAAGCAGGAAAATGGGCGTTAGCTCCCTGTCCGGTATTTGAAGAAGGCCAGCCTCGCTCCGTAGGTATCGGCGGTACAGGTACGGTTGTTACGAACCAGTCCGTAGATGCTCAGTTGGCGGCAGATTTCATTTCTTATGCGAAGTGCTCTGAAGAAGGAGCTAAGGGAATCTGGGAGGTTCTTGGATTCGATGTATGCAACAGCGCAATGTGGACAGATGAGTCTATCACACATGATCCGAATAACGAATATGTTAAGTTCTTCAGAACGAATCCTTACGACGTTCTTAATGAAGTAAAAGATGAAATCGGCAAGATCAGCGTTGTAGCTATCAGCCCGACGATCAATGAGCAGATGTGCAACGTTACATTGAACGATGTATTGGAAAATAAAATGGATGTAGATGAAGCGTTACAGGCCGCGCAGGATGTAATCAGCTTAGAAGAGTAG
- a CDS encoding DUF6171 family protein, producing MEEKPRRMCRKCLTADMDEKEYFENLHIYIAHLDEDIKAPPPLYEERLSVCKGCDLLADGMCRACGCYVELRAAIRKKACPYEKWKPEKN from the coding sequence ATGGAAGAAAAACCAAGGCGTATGTGCCGGAAGTGTCTGACCGCGGATATGGACGAGAAGGAATATTTTGAGAACCTTCATATATATATTGCTCATCTCGATGAGGATATTAAGGCACCCCCGCCTTTGTATGAGGAAAGGCTGTCTGTCTGCAAAGGTTGTGATTTACTCGCGGACGGCATGTGCAGGGCATGCGGATGCTATGTGGAGCTGCGGGCAGCAATACGTAAAAAGGCTTGTCCATACGAAAAGTGGAAGCCCGAAAAAAACTGA
- a CDS encoding alpha-N-arabinofuranosidase: MARLFINEKNKKAHINAEIYGHFSEHLGRCIYEGLYVGEDSGIPNVNGMRKDVVGALKEMGIPLLRWPGGCFADEYHWKDGIGPKETRKKMINTHWGGVVEDNSFGTHEFFELCEQLGCKTYVNGNVGSGTVREMSEWVEYMTFEGVSPMADLRKQNGREKPWKIDYFGVGNENWGCGGSMTPEYYANLYRRFQTYVRQYNADRPIKKICGGANVADYFWTEDVLKTCFAPPHPDFMHGYMDGLSLHYYVHPEGWEVKGSATDFDDKVWYKTLAKAKYMEELVTRHGAIMDQYDPGKKIGMIVDEWGCWFTVEPGTNPGFLYQQSTMRDALVAGITLDIFNKNCDRVQMACIAQMVNVLQSVILTEGEKMILTPTYHVFHMYKHHQDAELVESFIEGNDVIGEEEYRVPHLSESVSVDAQGYVNVTINNLSISESMPVEMVFAQLEPSSVQGVVLTEEMRAHNTFEDPDRVKEAEFTDYTVEGRVIRFTAPACSVISFRVK, encoded by the coding sequence ATGGCAAGACTATTTATTAATGAAAAGAACAAAAAAGCGCATATTAACGCTGAGATTTACGGGCATTTTTCGGAACATCTTGGACGATGTATTTACGAAGGTCTGTATGTAGGAGAGGATTCAGGAATTCCCAATGTAAACGGCATGCGGAAGGATGTTGTAGGTGCCCTTAAGGAAATGGGAATCCCGCTTCTCCGGTGGCCGGGCGGTTGTTTTGCAGACGAGTATCATTGGAAGGACGGCATCGGCCCCAAGGAAACGAGAAAGAAAATGATCAATACCCATTGGGGAGGAGTAGTTGAGGACAACAGCTTCGGAACCCACGAATTTTTTGAGCTGTGCGAGCAGCTTGGATGCAAAACTTATGTAAATGGTAATGTGGGAAGCGGTACGGTCCGGGAAATGAGCGAGTGGGTGGAATATATGACTTTCGAAGGAGTATCTCCCATGGCTGACCTGCGTAAGCAAAATGGCCGGGAAAAGCCCTGGAAAATCGATTATTTCGGAGTGGGCAACGAGAACTGGGGCTGCGGGGGCAGCATGACACCGGAATATTACGCTAATCTTTACAGAAGATTCCAGACCTATGTGAGGCAGTACAATGCCGACAGACCGATCAAAAAAATATGCGGAGGAGCTAACGTCGCAGATTATTTTTGGACAGAGGACGTGCTGAAGACCTGCTTTGCACCGCCGCATCCTGATTTTATGCACGGTTATATGGATGGTCTCTCTCTTCATTATTATGTACATCCTGAAGGATGGGAGGTCAAAGGCAGTGCTACAGACTTCGACGATAAGGTATGGTATAAGACGCTGGCGAAGGCGAAATATATGGAAGAGCTGGTAACACGCCACGGCGCGATTATGGATCAATATGATCCCGGCAAGAAAATTGGAATGATTGTGGACGAATGGGGCTGCTGGTTCACGGTGGAGCCAGGCACCAATCCGGGCTTCCTGTATCAGCAGAGCACTATGCGCGATGCTTTGGTAGCAGGCATTACGCTGGATATTTTCAATAAGAACTGTGACAGGGTGCAAATGGCATGTATTGCACAGATGGTGAATGTACTTCAGTCCGTAATACTGACAGAAGGCGAAAAGATGATTCTTACACCTACTTATCATGTATTCCATATGTATAAGCATCATCAGGATGCGGAGCTTGTGGAAAGCTTTATAGAAGGAAATGACGTGATCGGAGAGGAGGAATATAGGGTGCCGCACCTTAGCGAGTCCGTGTCGGTAGATGCGCAGGGATATGTGAATGTTACGATAAACAATCTGTCCATATCCGAAAGTATGCCGGTAGAGATGGTATTTGCCCAACTGGAGCCTTCATCGGTTCAGGGAGTTGTTCTTACGGAAGAAATGCGTGCTCATAATACTTTTGAAGATCCTGACAGAGTAAAAGAAGCTGAATTCACAGATTATACGGTAGAAGGAAGAGTTATCCGCTTTACCGCTCCTGCGTGCAGTGTGATCAGTTTTCGTGTTAAATAG
- a CDS encoding glycoside hydrolase family 43 protein, whose translation MREGKGNIEDIYNKPWILQRADPYVYRHEDGTYYFTSSIPAYDGIVIRKADTLAGLAQADEVEVWHMHENGVMSHHVWAPELHYVNGAWYIYFAAGEAEAVWNIRPYVLECKDADPLTGTWTEKGKMGRADEDEFSFEAFSLDATVFENKGKYYYVWAEKVGVGKQISNLYIGEMESPYKLRTVQVLLTTPDYDWERIGFWVNEGPAVIKKNGKIFLTYSASETGIAYCMGMMTADEDSDLLDPLSWRKERHPVLQTKEEIGIYGPGHNSFTVDEEGNDILVYHARTESEIAGNPLYNPNRHAMLMKVKWDEEGRPVFDFGE comes from the coding sequence ATGAGAGAGGGTAAAGGTAATATAGAAGATATTTACAATAAGCCTTGGATACTGCAAAGGGCGGATCCGTATGTATACCGGCATGAGGACGGGACTTATTATTTTACGTCTTCTATTCCGGCTTATGACGGAATCGTGATTCGTAAGGCGGATACGCTGGCGGGACTGGCGCAGGCGGATGAAGTTGAAGTGTGGCATATGCATGAGAACGGGGTTATGAGCCATCATGTATGGGCGCCGGAACTTCATTATGTTAATGGGGCCTGGTATATTTATTTCGCAGCGGGAGAGGCGGAGGCTGTCTGGAACATTCGGCCTTATGTGCTGGAGTGTAAGGATGCCGACCCGTTAACGGGTACGTGGACGGAGAAGGGGAAGATGGGGAGAGCGGATGAGGATGAGTTTTCTTTCGAAGCATTTTCTCTGGATGCGACGGTGTTTGAGAATAAGGGGAAATATTATTACGTGTGGGCAGAGAAGGTGGGAGTAGGCAAGCAGATTTCCAATTTGTATATCGGAGAAATGGAATCGCCCTATAAGCTTCGGACGGTTCAGGTGCTGCTTACTACACCTGATTACGATTGGGAGAGGATTGGCTTCTGGGTCAATGAAGGACCGGCTGTCATAAAGAAGAACGGAAAGATATTTCTGACATATTCTGCATCGGAAACGGGTATTGCATACTGTATGGGAATGATGACGGCGGATGAGGATTCTGATTTGCTGGACCCTTTGTCGTGGAGAAAGGAAAGGCATCCGGTTCTTCAGACAAAAGAGGAAATAGGAATTTATGGTCCGGGACATAACAGCTTTACTGTGGATGAAGAGGGCAATGATATACTCGTATATCACGCTAGAACGGAAAGTGAGATCGCAGGTAATCCGCTTTATAATCCGAACCGTCACGCAATGCTCATGAAGGTTAAGTGGGACGAAGAAGGAAGACCTGTATTCGATTTCGGTGAATGA
- the treR gene encoding trehalose operon repressor — MPKAIYQSIYKDLKSKIESQVYLFQQLLPSENMLVESYDCSRNTIRRAVSMLAEEGYVQSLHGVGVRVIYQPVRQTTFTIGGIESFKESALRNGCEHSTMVVQFTELVADKHIQAKTGFAAGSELYYIQRVRYLDGKALIFDINTFLKSATPGLTKEIAAHSIYDYIEDELGMSIVTSKRIMTVERVTEIDEKYLNLNDFNCLAVISSQTYNADGQMFEFTQSRHRPDYFCFQDTATRRH; from the coding sequence ATGCCAAAGGCTATATATCAATCCATTTATAAGGATCTAAAATCGAAAATAGAAAGTCAGGTGTATCTGTTTCAGCAGCTTCTCCCTTCTGAAAATATGCTGGTGGAGTCCTACGACTGCTCCAGAAATACGATAAGAAGGGCAGTTTCCATGCTGGCAGAGGAAGGCTATGTACAGTCTCTTCACGGAGTGGGGGTCCGCGTGATTTATCAACCGGTCCGCCAGACAACCTTTACCATAGGGGGAATCGAATCCTTTAAGGAATCGGCACTTCGAAACGGCTGTGAGCACTCTACTATGGTAGTGCAGTTTACCGAGCTGGTCGCGGACAAGCATATTCAGGCGAAGACCGGCTTTGCGGCAGGCTCCGAGCTGTATTACATACAGCGCGTCAGGTATCTGGACGGAAAGGCGCTGATTTTCGATATCAACACCTTTTTAAAATCCGCCACTCCTGGACTTACGAAGGAAATCGCGGCCCATTCTATCTATGATTATATCGAGGATGAGTTGGGGATGTCCATTGTGACCAGCAAAAGAATCATGACGGTAGAGCGGGTTACGGAAATCGACGAGAAATACTTGAATCTGAACGACTTTAACTGCCTGGCGGTCATCAGCAGCCAGACCTATAACGCGGACGGGCAGATGTTCGAGTTTACGCAGTCCAGACACAGGCCGGACTATTTCTGCTTTCAGGATACTGCTACAAGAAGACATTAA
- a CDS encoding glycoside hydrolase family 127 protein has product MEKLELSPLKNTQLNDPFWNKYTHLVTSQIIPYQWEALNDRVSDAEPSHCISNFKVAAGLKEGTFEGAVFQDTDVAKWLEAVAYSLSYQPDRELEETADEVIDLIGRAQQPDGYINTYFTILAPKHRWKNLREGHELYTAGHLLEAAVAYYKVTGKDKFLGIMRRFADLICDVFHTEEYERAVPGHQEIEIGLIKLAEVTGEQKYMDMAKDFIDRRGTEPNYLVSEHKNPLWIDIFKDRNAFLPKYSQCHKPVREQDTAEGHSVRATYMYSAMADLAAAYDDRELLEACERLWNNIVERRMYITGGIGSSGAYERFTTDYDLPNDSNYCESCASIGLALFGRRMAQITRNGKYIDTMERALYNTVLAGIAMDGKSFFYVNPLEVWPDNCLDHTSMEHVKPVRQKWFGVACCPPNIARTLASLGEYVYFQKDGDLWVNMFISGKAALTSETGTLTITQSTRFPFEGKVNLHVSSDRSCDSTIALHVPAYALNYKIEIGGKEASSELQDGYAYLKGSFKDTDIQITFDIPAHFTYAHPSVRADAGKVAVEKGPLVYCLEEKDNGNKLANLYVDTTAPLQEEYDSALLGGTCTISAKGKRISSMKENRQGLYSQDPPSFEETLLKFVPYCYWSNRGAGEMSVWVKYYNN; this is encoded by the coding sequence GTGGAAAAATTAGAACTTTCCCCCTTAAAAAACACACAATTGAACGACCCGTTCTGGAATAAATATACCCATCTGGTAACCAGCCAAATTATCCCTTACCAGTGGGAAGCACTCAATGACCGCGTCTCCGACGCCGAGCCCAGTCACTGCATCTCGAACTTCAAGGTAGCTGCCGGCTTAAAGGAAGGAACCTTCGAAGGCGCCGTATTTCAAGATACCGACGTAGCCAAATGGCTGGAGGCCGTAGCCTACTCCCTGTCCTACCAGCCCGACAGAGAGCTTGAGGAGACCGCCGATGAGGTCATAGACTTAATCGGCCGGGCGCAGCAGCCCGACGGCTATATCAACACTTATTTCACCATCCTTGCTCCTAAGCACCGCTGGAAGAATCTGCGCGAAGGGCACGAACTGTATACGGCAGGACACCTTCTGGAGGCCGCTGTCGCTTATTATAAGGTGACCGGCAAGGATAAATTCTTAGGAATCATGAGAAGATTCGCGGATTTGATCTGCGATGTATTCCATACCGAGGAATATGAGCGGGCCGTACCGGGACATCAGGAGATAGAAATCGGGTTGATCAAGCTGGCAGAGGTGACCGGCGAGCAGAAATATATGGATATGGCAAAAGATTTTATCGACAGAAGAGGCACTGAACCCAACTATCTTGTTTCGGAGCATAAGAATCCTCTTTGGATAGATATTTTCAAGGATCGAAACGCTTTTCTGCCCAAGTATTCCCAATGCCACAAGCCGGTAAGGGAGCAGGACACCGCCGAAGGCCATTCCGTAAGGGCTACCTATATGTACAGTGCTATGGCCGATCTGGCTGCAGCTTATGACGACAGAGAGCTTTTAGAAGCATGTGAAAGATTGTGGAACAATATCGTGGAAAGACGAATGTATATAACCGGAGGCATCGGAAGCTCCGGCGCCTACGAGCGTTTTACCACAGATTACGATCTTCCCAATGATTCCAACTACTGTGAAAGCTGTGCATCCATAGGCCTTGCGCTGTTCGGCCGCAGGATGGCACAGATTACCAGGAACGGCAAGTACATCGATACAATGGAACGTGCGCTGTATAATACTGTATTAGCCGGAATCGCCATGGACGGCAAGAGCTTCTTCTATGTGAATCCGCTGGAAGTGTGGCCTGATAACTGTCTCGATCACACCTCCATGGAGCACGTGAAGCCCGTGCGCCAGAAATGGTTCGGCGTAGCCTGCTGTCCACCCAACATCGCAAGAACTCTCGCCAGTCTGGGGGAATATGTATACTTCCAAAAGGACGGCGATTTGTGGGTCAACATGTTCATTTCAGGCAAGGCTGCCCTGACCTCCGAGACAGGCACATTGACCATAACCCAGAGCACCCGCTTCCCTTTTGAAGGAAAAGTAAACCTTCACGTAAGCTCGGACAGAAGCTGCGATTCTACTATCGCACTCCATGTCCCCGCCTATGCACTGAACTATAAGATAGAAATCGGCGGCAAAGAAGCATCCTCTGAATTACAAGACGGCTACGCTTATTTAAAGGGCAGCTTCAAGGATACCGATATTCAGATCACCTTCGACATACCCGCTCATTTCACTTATGCGCATCCCAGCGTAAGGGCAGACGCAGGCAAAGTTGCCGTCGAAAAAGGCCCTCTCGTATATTGTCTTGAGGAAAAGGACAACGGCAATAAGCTTGCAAATCTCTATGTCGATACCACTGCACCTTTGCAGGAAGAATATGACAGTGCTTTGCTCGGCGGAACATGTACCATATCGGCAAAGGGAAAGCGAATTTCTTCTATGAAAGAAAACAGACAAGGGCTGTACTCTCAAGACCCGCCTTCCTTCGAGGAGACACTCCTCAAATTCGTTCCTTACTGCTACTGGAGCAACCGGGGAGCCGGAGAAATGTCCGTCTGGGTAAAATATTATAATAACTAA
- a CDS encoding alpha-N-arabinofuranosidase: MAKAKMIIDKDFKIAEVDKRVYGSFIEHLGRAVYNGIYQPGHKTADEDGFRKDVLELVKELEVPIIRYPGGNFVSNFYWEDSVGPKAGRKPRLDLAWRTLETNEFGLGEFAKWSEKAGSDIMMAVNLGTRGISDALNLLEYCNLDTNTYYSDLRKSHGAAKPYNIKTWCLGNEMDGPWQMGHKTAAEYGRLAAETAKAMKTMDDSIELVSCGSSNVEMPTFPEWEAATLEETYEYVDYISLHNYYGNAENDTEDFFAKTQDLERFIHTVIATCDYIKAKKRSRKTLNLSFDEWNVWFHSTESDSEEMKERPWQIAPHLLEDIYSFEDAILVGLILITFLKHADRLKMACLAQLVNVIAPIMTENDGGAWKQSIYYPFLHASKYGRGTALHSIVNSTKHDSKTHEDVTDVESIAVYNEEKDEVTIFAVNRNVKEDALFEADVKCFEDYRVLEYLALESDDMKVANSITGEKVSPKNRTDYELKDGTFTATMKKCSWNVIRLAK, translated from the coding sequence ATGGCAAAAGCAAAAATGATTATTGACAAGGATTTCAAGATTGCAGAGGTAGACAAGCGCGTGTATGGCTCTTTCATCGAACATCTTGGCCGTGCCGTTTATAACGGCATCTATCAGCCCGGACACAAAACGGCAGACGAAGATGGTTTTCGCAAAGACGTTCTGGAGCTGGTGAAGGAGCTGGAGGTTCCGATCATCCGCTATCCCGGAGGCAACTTCGTATCCAACTTCTACTGGGAGGACAGCGTAGGTCCGAAGGCCGGGAGGAAACCTCGTCTGGATCTCGCATGGCGCACTCTGGAAACCAACGAATTCGGTTTGGGAGAATTCGCGAAATGGTCAGAAAAGGCCGGTTCCGACATTATGATGGCAGTTAACCTCGGCACCCGTGGCATCAGCGACGCGCTGAATCTGTTGGAATATTGCAATCTGGACACCAATACCTATTACAGCGACCTCCGGAAGAGCCATGGCGCAGCTAAGCCCTACAACATCAAGACCTGGTGCCTCGGCAACGAAATGGACGGCCCGTGGCAGATGGGACACAAGACAGCGGCGGAATACGGCCGGCTTGCAGCAGAAACCGCAAAAGCCATGAAGACTATGGACGATTCCATCGAGCTGGTATCCTGCGGAAGTTCAAACGTTGAAATGCCCACCTTCCCCGAATGGGAAGCAGCGACGCTAGAGGAAACTTATGAATATGTAGACTACATTTCCCTTCATAATTATTACGGAAATGCAGAAAACGATACCGAGGATTTCTTCGCAAAAACTCAGGACCTGGAACGCTTCATCCACACTGTGATCGCTACCTGCGACTATATCAAGGCAAAAAAGCGCAGCAGGAAGACTCTGAATTTAAGCTTTGATGAGTGGAATGTATGGTTCCACTCCACAGAAAGCGACAGCGAAGAGATGAAGGAACGTCCGTGGCAGATAGCTCCTCATTTGCTGGAGGATATCTACAGCTTTGAGGACGCCATCCTGGTAGGTCTTATCCTGATTACTTTCCTGAAGCATGCAGACCGGCTGAAAATGGCTTGTCTGGCACAGCTCGTCAACGTAATCGCGCCTATCATGACAGAGAATGACGGCGGCGCCTGGAAGCAGTCCATTTACTATCCGTTCCTTCACGCTTCCAAATACGGACGGGGCACAGCTCTTCACAGCATCGTGAATTCTACAAAACACGACAGCAAGACCCATGAGGACGTTACCGACGTGGAGTCCATCGCCGTATATAACGAGGAAAAAGATGAAGTGACCATTTTTGCTGTAAACCGCAACGTGAAAGAAGACGCTTTGTTCGAAGCCGACGTAAAATGTTTCGAGGACTACCGCGTTCTCGAATATCTCGCTCTTGAAAGCGACGATATGAAGGTTGCCAACTCTATAACAGGTGAAAAGGTTTCTCCTAAAAACAGGACGGATTATGAATTGAAGGACGGCACTTTTACTGCAACTATGAAGAAGTGCTCCTGGAATGTTATCAGACTTGCTAAATAA